One window of Halorarum salinum genomic DNA carries:
- a CDS encoding acyltransferase yields MIRSLERALFDNPLTYRLLFNGVTGSVAAYVEAARKRGRYARYYGRYDVDPGFEFNGPGITLYGDGEISLGAGSYVGRHSRIQSKAGNAVRIGENTAVSHFVFCYTQNRVADQDMGVAPNRNEHLAVREGDVTVGDDCWIGAFTFLTEGTTVGDDTVVGANSVVTGDLPPHCIAAGAPARVRRFKSHLDEGEARELAAAHADVLADDVAESYDLR; encoded by the coding sequence ATGATTCGATCACTCGAACGGGCGCTGTTCGACAATCCGCTCACGTATCGTCTTCTGTTCAACGGGGTGACCGGTTCGGTCGCGGCGTACGTCGAGGCGGCGCGCAAGCGCGGCCGCTACGCCCGGTACTACGGGCGGTACGACGTCGACCCTGGGTTCGAGTTCAACGGCCCCGGCATCACGCTGTACGGGGACGGGGAGATCTCGCTCGGCGCCGGTTCGTACGTGGGACGGCACTCGCGGATCCAGTCGAAGGCGGGGAACGCCGTCCGGATCGGCGAGAACACGGCCGTGAGCCACTTCGTCTTCTGTTACACCCAGAACCGCGTCGCCGACCAGGACATGGGCGTCGCGCCGAACCGGAACGAGCACCTCGCGGTGCGGGAGGGCGACGTGACGGTCGGGGACGACTGCTGGATCGGGGCGTTCACGTTCCTCACCGAGGGGACGACTGTCGGGGACGACACGGTCGTCGGCGCGAACTCGGTCGTCACGGGGGACCTCCCGCCCCACTGCATCGCCGCCGGGGCCCCCGCCCGCGTGCGCCGGTTCAAGTCCCACCTCGACGAGGGGGAGGCGCGCGAGCTGGCGGCGGCCCACGCGGACGTGCTCGCGGACGACGTGGCGGAATCGTACGACCTCCGCTGA
- the glmU gene encoding bifunctional sugar-1-phosphate nucleotidylyltransferase/acetyltransferase: MQAVILAAGMGTRMRPLSTVTPKPMLPVADRPLAAHAADAAVAGGADALVFVVGYKASHVRSFFGDRYGGVPVHYANQPVPEGTADAVDAARPYLDGPFAVLNGDNLYDPRSISTLFDRAPAVAAHRVENPSEYGVLSTEGSLVTGVVEKPDDPPTNLANAGAYVFPAAARDWLDVGESERGEHEITDVLARAVDHVDVSAVETDRWLDVARPADLLRANELALADRRGDVEGELAPDATVSDGSAVAEGAAVGSGATLRGAVLVGAGATVSRDATLRGPVVVGAGATVGSGATLRNAVLLPGATVERDVHLEDAVLAPGCGLAPGTDVSGDRENASWEPASLVAPSPSAGGLPY, translated from the coding sequence ATGCAGGCAGTCATCCTCGCCGCCGGAATGGGGACCCGGATGCGCCCCCTCTCGACGGTGACGCCGAAGCCGATGCTCCCGGTCGCCGACCGTCCGCTCGCCGCGCACGCGGCCGACGCCGCCGTCGCGGGCGGCGCGGACGCGCTCGTGTTCGTCGTCGGGTACAAGGCGTCACACGTCCGGTCGTTCTTCGGCGACCGGTACGGCGGCGTCCCGGTCCACTACGCGAACCAGCCGGTCCCGGAGGGCACCGCCGACGCGGTCGACGCCGCCCGCCCGTACCTCGACGGCCCGTTCGCCGTGCTGAACGGCGACAACCTCTACGACCCCCGCTCGATCTCGACGCTGTTCGACCGTGCGCCGGCCGTCGCCGCCCACCGCGTCGAGAACCCGAGCGAGTACGGCGTGCTCTCGACGGAGGGCTCGCTCGTGACGGGCGTCGTCGAGAAGCCCGACGACCCCCCGACGAACCTCGCGAACGCCGGTGCGTACGTGTTCCCGGCGGCCGCCCGCGACTGGCTCGACGTCGGCGAGAGCGAGCGCGGCGAGCACGAGATCACCGACGTGCTCGCCCGCGCGGTCGACCACGTCGACGTCTCGGCCGTCGAGACGGACCGCTGGCTCGACGTGGCCCGCCCCGCCGACCTCCTGCGGGCGAACGAACTGGCGCTGGCCGACCGCCGGGGGGACGTCGAGGGCGAGCTCGCGCCCGACGCGACGGTCTCGGACGGCAGTGCCGTCGCCGAGGGCGCGGCCGTCGGGTCCGGCGCGACCCTCCGGGGAGCGGTACTCGTCGGCGCCGGCGCGACCGTGAGCCGGGACGCGACGCTCCGCGGCCCCGTCGTCGTCGGCGCCGGCGCGACCGTCGGGTCCGGCGCGACCCTCCGGAACGCCGTGCTCCTGCCGGGGGCCACGGTGGAGCGCGACGTCCACCTCGAGGACGCCGTCCTGGCGCCCGGGTGCGGGCTCGCGCCGGGGACCGACGTCTCCGGGGACCGCGAGAACGCCTCCTGGGAACCGGCGTCGCTCGTCGCCCCCTCCCCGTCGGCCGGCGGACTCCCGTACTGA
- a CDS encoding HalOD1 output domain-containing protein, which yields MTAADPTYVDSDQGRTGARGHSRVRGDDESVAEAVVRTVSEATGVEPTSVEPLNSVVDADALNALFRPRLNGEKRTGGGVFFLLDGCEVTVHGDGEVVVRPEARSSSA from the coding sequence ATGACCGCGGCGGACCCGACGTACGTCGACTCCGATCAGGGGCGAACGGGGGCGCGCGGGCACAGCCGGGTTCGTGGGGACGACGAGTCGGTCGCCGAGGCGGTCGTCCGCACGGTCAGCGAGGCGACCGGCGTGGAACCGACGTCCGTCGAACCGCTGAACTCCGTGGTCGACGCCGACGCGCTGAACGCGCTGTTCCGACCGCGACTGAACGGCGAGAAGCGGACGGGCGGCGGCGTCTTCTTCCTTCTGGATGGGTGTGAGGTCACCGTCCACGGCGACGGGGAAGTGGTCGTTCGGCCTGAAGCGCGGTCCTCGTCCGCGTAA
- a CDS encoding DUF7344 domain-containing protein, which yields MDSSERTERDEPASSDADSLEEGDDSPSPPPVEEELPLDVVFEVLKNERRRLVLEYLRRTEGSVTIGELAEHIAAYENDITPAELNAQQRKRVYIGLYQCHLPKMDDADAVAFNQGRGIVELGDSAEVLYEYLDSDGAIDDGGRIRQYTAFSLGGGLAFLFAHATGAPMLPELVVFALLIGIPAVAYYTERPE from the coding sequence ATGGACAGTAGCGAGCGGACGGAGCGAGACGAACCCGCGTCCTCGGACGCGGACTCGCTCGAGGAGGGGGACGACTCCCCGTCGCCGCCCCCAGTCGAAGAGGAGTTGCCGCTCGACGTCGTGTTCGAGGTGCTGAAGAACGAACGACGCAGACTCGTGCTCGAGTACCTCCGGCGCACGGAGGGCTCGGTGACGATCGGCGAACTCGCGGAGCACATCGCGGCCTACGAGAACGACATCACCCCCGCGGAGCTGAACGCGCAGCAGCGGAAACGGGTGTACATCGGCCTGTATCAGTGCCACCTCCCGAAGATGGACGACGCCGACGCCGTCGCCTTCAACCAGGGGCGCGGCATCGTCGAACTCGGCGACAGCGCAGAGGTGTTGTACGAGTATCTCGACTCCGACGGGGCGATCGACGACGGCGGGCGGATCAGACAGTACACGGCGTTCTCGCTCGGCGGCGGGCTCGCGTTCCTGTTCGCGCACGCCACCGGCGCGCCGATGCTGCCGGAGCTCGTCGTGTTCGCGCTACTGATCGGAATCCCCGCGGTCGCCTACTACACCGAGCGCCCCGAGTAG
- the glmM gene encoding phosphoglucosamine mutase, translating into MFGTSGIRGEVGVDVTAATALGVGRAVATEGAERVVVGRDPRESGTVLTDALVAGLRECGADAVRLGEVSTPTVARAVGWYDADAGVTVTASHNPPADNGLKLWDDDGAAYVGARQEAVAERVRSGEFALEPWDGIGGVERVEDAADRHVGELVAAGEPLDGLTVAVDPGNGSGRLTATALHRLGANVETLNAEPDGSFPGRPSEPTAENCRSLCLFTGATDADLGIAHDGDADRMLAVTGTGEFVTGDALLALFARDAVEPGERVAAPINTSMAVRRALEDVGASLTLTAVGDGHVAERAADPSVAFGGEPSGAWIWPDAVRAPDGPLAAVRLASMVAQRGSLSDQLSTVETTPLRRESVRTGRNGEVADAVVDAVGDRYDAVTAIDGVRVDVDDGWFLVRASGTEPLVRVTAEAEEEGRTAELFSEAAGLVEDALELVEGERPDAPDARADGGRP; encoded by the coding sequence ATGTTCGGAACGAGCGGGATCAGGGGCGAGGTCGGCGTCGACGTCACGGCGGCCACGGCGCTGGGAGTCGGTCGTGCGGTCGCCACGGAGGGCGCGGAACGGGTGGTGGTGGGCCGCGACCCGCGCGAGAGCGGCACGGTTCTGACGGACGCGCTCGTCGCGGGGCTCCGCGAGTGCGGCGCGGACGCGGTCCGCCTCGGCGAGGTGTCGACGCCCACCGTCGCCCGCGCGGTCGGCTGGTACGACGCCGACGCCGGGGTCACGGTCACCGCCTCGCACAACCCGCCGGCCGACAACGGCCTGAAACTCTGGGACGACGACGGGGCGGCGTACGTCGGGGCCCGGCAGGAGGCCGTCGCGGAGCGCGTCCGGTCGGGCGAGTTCGCCCTCGAGCCCTGGGACGGCATCGGCGGGGTCGAGCGGGTCGAGGACGCCGCCGACCGTCACGTCGGGGAGCTGGTCGCGGCCGGCGAGCCGCTCGACGGGCTCACCGTCGCGGTCGACCCGGGCAACGGGAGCGGGCGGCTGACCGCGACCGCCCTCCACCGGCTCGGCGCGAACGTGGAGACGCTGAACGCCGAGCCGGACGGCTCGTTCCCCGGGCGCCCCAGCGAGCCGACCGCGGAGAACTGCCGGTCGCTCTGCCTGTTCACCGGGGCCACCGACGCCGACCTCGGGATCGCCCACGACGGCGACGCCGACCGGATGCTCGCGGTCACCGGCACGGGCGAGTTCGTGACCGGCGACGCGCTGCTCGCCCTGTTCGCGCGCGACGCGGTCGAACCGGGCGAGCGCGTCGCCGCGCCCATCAACACCAGCATGGCAGTCCGCCGGGCGCTGGAGGACGTGGGCGCCTCGCTCACGCTCACCGCGGTCGGCGACGGCCACGTCGCGGAGCGGGCGGCCGACCCGTCGGTCGCCTTCGGCGGCGAGCCCTCGGGCGCGTGGATCTGGCCGGACGCCGTCCGCGCGCCGGACGGCCCGCTCGCCGCCGTCCGACTCGCCTCGATGGTGGCCCAGCGCGGGTCGCTCTCGGACCAGCTCTCGACCGTCGAGACGACGCCGCTCCGGCGCGAGAGCGTCCGGACCGGGCGCAACGGCGAGGTCGCCGACGCCGTGGTCGACGCCGTGGGGGACCGGTACGACGCGGTTACCGCCATCGACGGCGTGCGGGTGGACGTCGACGACGGGTGGTTCCTGGTGCGCGCGAGCGGAACCGAACCCCTGGTTCGCGTCACCGCCGAGGCGGAGGAGGAGGGGCGGACTGCGGAACTGTTCTCCGAGGCTGCCGGACTCGTCGAGGACGCGCTCGAACTGGTCGAGGGCGAACGGCCGGACGCGCCGGACGCGCGGGCGGACGGCGGCCGACCGTAG